In Alligator mississippiensis isolate rAllMis1 chromosome 10, rAllMis1, whole genome shotgun sequence, one DNA window encodes the following:
- the LOC102561536 gene encoding phospholipase A2, minor isoenzyme: MWYSRKSPILLRGGSSRNNSSSDVSIIATDPTPRALWQLRSMIKCTIPNSDPLWRFNHYGCYCGLGGFGTPVDELDKCCQTHDNCYSQAETVPNCHSLFHNPYTQIYSYSCSGPNITCNADNDPCEMHVCECDRAAAICFSKAKYDKAHKDLDKKKYCEGGDSNAF, from the exons ATGTGGTACAGCAGGAAATCTCCCAtcctcctgagagggggcagcagcagaaacaacagtagcagtgatg TCAGTATTATCGCAACTGATCCCACTCCGAGAGCCCTGTGGCAGTTAAGGTCAATGATCAAATGTACCATTCCTAACAGTGATCCACTATGGAGATTTAATCACTATGGATGTTACTGTGGCTTAGGAGGATTTGGAACACCTGTGGATGAACTGGACAA GTGCTGTCAAACCCACGATAATTGCTATTCTCAGGCTGAGACTGTTCCAAACTGCCATTCTCTGTTCCACAACCCATATACTCAGATCTATTCATACTCTTGCTCTGGACCAAATATCACCTGTAATG CTGACAACGACCCTTGTGAGATGCATGTCTGTGAGTGTGACAGAGCAGCAGCAATATGTTTTTCAAAAGCAAAGTATGATAAAGCACACAAGGATCTGGATAAGAAGAAATACTGTGAAGGTGGTGACAGCAATGCTTTTTAA